The Desulfobacteraceae bacterium genomic interval TTAATTACCAATTTCCCACCGAAACGCTTTTGCCCCATCATCTCCCTCGAAACGTTTGGGAACACGCGGCAGCTATCTTACGCCAAACTCACAGGAGGTCTCATGATTGTAGCCGAACGAAAACCTTTGCAGGAAATCAAAGACATGCTCAAGGACGCCAAAAAGGTCCTGACGGTTGGCTGCGGCACCTGTGTTGCCGTTTGCTTGGCCGGCGGCAGCAAGGAGGTCGGCGTGCTCAACGCCGAACTGAAAATCGCCCGCAAACTGGAGGGCAACCCCATCGAACTGGCGGCGGCCACGGTGGAGCGGCAATGCGACCGCGAATTTCTGGCCGAACTGGACGGTGTCGTCGACCGCTACGATGCCGTGGTCTCCATGGCCTGCGGGGTCGGGATTCAGTTTTTGGCGGAACGCTACCCCCACATTCCTGTTTTCCCGGGGGTCAACACGACCTTCATGGGCGCCAATCAGGATGTCGGCTGGTACGAGGAGCGCTGCCGGGGCTGCGGCACCTGCTTTTTGGGAATTACCGGCGGCATCTGCCCGGTGACCATGTGTGCCAAGGGGCTTCAAAACGGCCCCTGCGGCGGGACCAACAGCGGCAGTTGCGAGATCAATCAGGACCAGCCCTGCGCCTGGCAGGCCATCTACGAACGGCTGGCCAAACAGGGGCGCCTGGCCAGCATCATCGAG includes:
- a CDS encoding methylenetetrahydrofolate reductase C-terminal domain-containing protein, encoding MIVAERKPLQEIKDMLKDAKKVLTVGCGTCVAVCLAGGSKEVGVLNAELKIARKLEGNPIELAAATVERQCDREFLAELDGVVDRYDAVVSMACGVGIQFLAERYPHIPVFPGVNTTFMGANQDVGWYEERCRGCGTCFLGITGGICPVTMCAKGLQNGPCGGTNSGSCEINQDQPCAWQAIYERLAKQGRLASIIEICPPTDWRNQIPRTIVQPGYARRKQLAGK